The Triticum aestivum cultivar Chinese Spring chromosome 7B, IWGSC CS RefSeq v2.1, whole genome shotgun sequence genome window below encodes:
- the LOC123160499 gene encoding F-box/FBD/LRR-repeat protein At1g13570, with protein MDAEQLLTYIYTCLPEPPVYDTARLAARRAAPYHGVDRISGLSDALLHDIVSRLPFKDAARTAVLATRWRRVWLSAPLVVVDTHHLDHWPPTRADAPAVTAAVSRALAAHPGPFRCVHLVSSHMDGYPAQLKRWLRLLAAKGVQELVLVNRPCPRQVPLPGTLFRVATLTRLYVGVWKFPDAACLGDASFPNLRELGIFSVAMEKGDIEAVVARSPVLEILNIQGSVKGLGLHLISQSLRCVQICDSVMENIVVVDTPRLERLILYKVRGSLNPASVLRTGIKIGNAPKLEMFGYLEPGKYVLQAGDTIIMPGMKPSASTMFTSVTILSLNVRFGVHDDANMVATFLKCFPNASSLHIRCEQCDEPAGKLVLKFWEEVGPIVSVMLRIGVMTIREFRGEEGEMAFLKYFFTNARELKYAAIIFPNPSFSSISKNDACSKANYLTSLNWATQGCGFMVYGSSDPEGGRPWCFKTGAIFSRDPFSW; from the exons ATGGACGCGGAGCAGCTCCTAACGTACATCTACACCTGCCTCCCCGAGCCGCCAGTCTACGACACCgctcgcctcgccgcccgccgtGCCGCCCCCTACCACGGCGTCGACCGCATCAGCGGCCTCTCCGACGCGCTCCTCCACGACATCGTCTCCCGCCTCCCCTTCAAGGACGCCGCGCGCACCGCCGTACTCGCCACGCGCTGGCGCCGGGTCTGGCTCTCGGCCCCGCTCGTCGTCGTCGACACCCACCACCTGGACCACTGGCCCCCGACTCGCGCCGacgcgccggccgtcaccgccgcGGTGTCGCGCGCCCTCGCCGCGCACCCCGGGCCCTTCCGCTGCGTCCACCTCGTCTCCAGCCACATGGACGGGTACCCGGCCCAGCTCAAGCGCTGGCTCCGTCTCCTCGCCGCCAAGGGAGTCCAGGAGCTCGTCCTCGTCAACCGCCCCTGCCCGCGCCAGGTGCCTCTCCCCGGCACACTCTTCCGCGTGGCCACCCTCACCCGCCTCTACGTCGGCGTCTGGAAGTTCCCGGACGCGGCCTGCCTCGGCGACGCCTCCTTCCCCAACCTCCGCGAGCTCGGCATCTTCAGCGTCGCCATGGAGAAAGGGGACATCGAAGCCGTCGTCGCCAGGAGCCCCGTTCTCGAGATCCTCAACATTCAAGGGAGCGTCAAGGGGTTGGGTCTCCACCTCATCAGCCAGAGCCTCCGATGCGTGCAGATCTGCGATTCCGTGATGGAGAACATCGTCGTGGTGGACACCCCGCGTCTCGAGCGGCTCATCCTGTACAAGGTCCGGGGATCTCTCAACCCTGCCAGTGTCCTGCGGACCGGGATCAAGATTGGCAATGCCCCCAAGCTGGAAATGTTCGGGTATCTGGAGCCAGGAAAGTACGTGCTTCAGGCCGGAGACACCATCATCATG CCCGGGATGAAGCCAAGCGCAAGCACTATGTTTACGAGCGTGACTATCCTGAGCCTGAATGTCCGTTTTGGAGTCCACGATGATGCCAATATGGTGGCTACCTTCCTAAAGTGCTTTCCCAACGCATCGAGTCTGCATATCAGG TGTGAACAATGTGATGAACCCGCTGGGAAGCTCGTACTTAAGTTCTGGGAGGAGGTTGGTCCCATCGTGAGTGTCATGTTGCGCATAGGGGTGATGACTATCCGTGAATTCCGAGGGGAGGAGGGCGAGATGGCTTTTCTCAAGTACTTCTTCACGAACGCGAGGGAGCTGAAGTATGCGGCGATAATCTTCCCCAATCCAAGCTTCTCTTCAATTTCAAAGAACGATGCATGCTCCAAAGCAAACTATCTGACCTCTCTGAACTGGGCCACTCAAGGCTGCGGATTCATGGTGTATGGGAGTTCAGATCCTGAAGGAGGCAGACCGTGGTGCTTCAAGACCGGAGCAATTTTTTCGCGTGACCCTTTCTCGTGGTGA